In Marinitoga hydrogenitolerans DSM 16785, one genomic interval encodes:
- a CDS encoding AAA family ATPase — protein sequence MGKTLNMSMLKYFFRNDQDNKHLFENLKIYKEKEIIEKYLNKYPVVYVTFKDAKKEDLLSMN from the coding sequence ATTGGAAAAACATTAAACATGAGTATGTTAAAATACTTCTTCAGAAACGACCAGGATAACAAACATCTATTTGAAAATTTAAAAATATACAAAGAAAAAGAAATAATAGAAAAATATTTAAATAAATATCCAGTAGTGTATGTAACCTTCAAAGATGCGAAAAAAGAGGATTTACTATCAATGAATTAG
- a CDS encoding AAA family ATPase, translating into MGLTREEVHETLKYYGMEYEEKRIIEWYNGFNFGGIEIYNPYSIINLVDEKEIKNYWINSSGNTLIKELIRKGTAEIKTKIYELINGGTIESTINENLVYGDLNDNLEESIWTLFLFTGYLTWKDKKGEGNSVEYKLKTPDRRKL; encoded by the coding sequence TTGGGATTAACTAGGGAAGAAGTCCATGAAACATTAAAATACTATGGAATGGAATATGAAGAAAAAAGGATAATAGAATGGTATAACGGATTTAATTTTGGGGGAATAGAAATATATAATCCATATTCAATAATAAATCTTGTAGATGAAAAAGAGATAAAAAACTACTGGATAAACAGCAGTGGAAATACATTAATAAAAGAATTAATAAGAAAAGGGACAGCAGAAATAAAAACAAAAATATATGAATTAATAAATGGCGGAACAATAGAAAGTACAATAAATGAAAATTTAGTATATGGAGATTTAAACGATAATCTTGAAGAAAGCATATGGACATTGTTCTTATTCACAGGATACCTAACCTGGAAAGATAAAAAAGGAGAAGGAAACAGTGTAGAGTACAAATTAAAAACACCTGATAGAAGAAAACTATGA
- a CDS encoding PD-(D/E)XK nuclease domain-containing protein has product MSYFDITGKEPERFYHGLTLGMSMALKEEYIIKSDREAGYGRADLILIPKDKAKPGIIFEFKKYYKKDGELKESAELGMKQIEEKKYEKEVKSYGIGKVIKVAIAFDEKNVEIVIK; this is encoded by the coding sequence TTGAGTTATTTTGATATAACAGGGAAAGAACCAGAAAGATTTTACCATGGACTAACCCTTGGAATGAGCATGGCATTAAAAGAAGAATATATAATAAAAAGTGACAGAGAAGCGGGATATGGAAGAGCAGATTTAATATTAATCCCCAAAGACAAAGCAAAACCTGGAATAATATTTGAATTTAAAAAATACTATAAAAAAGACGGAGAATTAAAAGAGAGTGCAGAACTTGGAATGAAACAAATAGAAGAAAAGAAATATGAAAAAGAAGTAAAGAGTTATGGAATAGGAAAAGTAATAAAGGTTGCTATTGCTTTTGATGAAAAAAATGTGGAAATTGTTATTAAATAA
- a CDS encoding HD domain-containing protein, whose amino-acid sequence MKNNFINIVYKYVMKQNFDHSHDLEHVLRVTKNAEIIAKKENADIEVVIIASLLHDIARHDELIGRIEDHALEGALRAEEYLKSIGFKKYKEVSYCIANHRFKKNIIPKTLEAKILQDADRLDALGYIGIARVFMHKNGGNLHERIEHFYKKILKLKNLMNTKTGKKLAEEKHKIIELFIKGLENEIGGYYGKER is encoded by the coding sequence ATGAAAAATAATTTTATTAATATAGTTTATAAATATGTAATGAAACAAAATTTTGATCATAGTCATGATTTAGAACATGTATTAAGAGTAACAAAAAATGCAGAAATAATAGCTAAAAAAGAAAATGCTGATATCGAAGTTGTTATAATAGCCTCTTTGTTGCATGATATAGCAAGACATGATGAATTAATTGGTAGAATTGAAGATCATGCGCTTGAGGGAGCTTTAAGAGCGGAAGAATATTTGAAAAGTATAGGATTTAAAAAATATAAAGAAGTATCTTATTGCATTGCTAACCATAGATTTAAAAAAAATATAATACCTAAAACTTTAGAAGCTAAAATACTTCAAGATGCTGACAGATTAGATGCTTTGGGATATATTGGTATTGCAAGAGTTTTTATGCATAAAAATGGTGGGAATTTACATGAAAGAATAGAACACTTTTATAAAAAAATATTAAAATTGAAGAATTTAATGAATACCAAAACTGGTAAAAAGTTAGCTGAAGAAAAACATAAAATCATTGAATTATTTATAAAAGGTCTAGAAAATGAAATTGGGGGATATTATGGAAAAGAAAGATAA
- a CDS encoding transcription repressor NadR, whose amino-acid sequence MEKKDKILKILEKFEKPIKGKILAEKIGVSRQMIIQYISKLKSDGYNIVSTRDGYMLEREHGIRKMIAVKHDADEIESELFAIVNAGGKILDVIVEHPIYGEIKGRIDVKNEEDIIKFMSLLKTTNATPLLELSEGIHIHTIEVKDEKTFEKVKESIRKYLILDF is encoded by the coding sequence ATGGAAAAGAAAGATAAAATTTTAAAGATTTTAGAAAAGTTTGAAAAACCTATAAAAGGAAAAATATTAGCTGAGAAAATTGGTGTTAGTAGGCAAATGATAATACAATATATTTCAAAATTAAAATCAGATGGTTATAATATAGTCTCTACAAGAGATGGGTACATGTTAGAAAGAGAACATGGGATAAGAAAAATGATAGCAGTTAAGCATGATGCAGATGAGATTGAAAGTGAATTATTTGCTATTGTAAATGCTGGAGGGAAAATATTAGATGTTATAGTAGAACATCCTATTTATGGAGAAATAAAAGGAAGAATAGATGTCAAAAATGAAGAAGATATAATTAAATTTATGAGTTTATTAAAAACAACAAATGCTACACCATTATTAGAATTATCAGAAGGTATTCATATTCATACTATTGAAGTTAAAGATGAAAAAACCTTCGAAAAAGTAAAAGAGTCGATAAGAAAATACTTAATTTTAGATTTTTGA
- the ltaE gene encoding low-specificity L-threonine aldolase — protein MKFIDLRSDTVTHPTEEMRKAMSEAEVGDDVYDEDPTIKKLEFLAADILGKEAALFVPSGTFGNQLALFTHCNKGDEVILGDDCHIVQHEAGASAVIAGVQLRTINSDHGILNPKEIESKIRKFEDIHYPKTGLIALENAHSNGRVIPLKNFKEIREIADNYNIPIHLDGARIFNAATALNVDPKKIAKYADSISFCLSKGLCAPIGSILVGNSEFIEKAKKKRKIMGGGLRQAGVLAAAGIISLEKMRFRLQEDHENAKYLADQLSRFDFIDIIENVEINMVFFKINKEFNKKDFILFLRKNGIKINPPDENIYRFVTHYWIKKEDIDKTIKFIEKFFNQ, from the coding sequence ATGAAATTTATTGATTTGAGAAGTGATACAGTAACACATCCTACTGAAGAAATGAGAAAAGCTATGTCTGAAGCAGAAGTAGGAGACGATGTATATGACGAAGATCCAACAATAAAAAAATTAGAATTTTTGGCGGCTGATATATTAGGAAAAGAAGCAGCATTGTTTGTTCCAAGTGGGACATTTGGAAATCAATTAGCTTTATTCACACATTGTAATAAAGGTGATGAAGTAATATTAGGTGATGATTGTCATATTGTTCAACATGAAGCTGGGGCTTCCGCGGTAATAGCTGGTGTGCAATTAAGAACTATAAATTCTGATCATGGAATACTAAATCCAAAAGAGATTGAAAGTAAAATAAGAAAATTTGAAGATATACATTATCCAAAAACAGGATTAATTGCTTTAGAAAATGCACATTCTAATGGAAGAGTAATTCCATTAAAAAACTTTAAAGAAATTAGAGAAATTGCTGATAATTATAATATTCCTATACATCTTGATGGGGCGAGAATATTCAATGCCGCAACTGCTTTAAATGTTGATCCAAAAAAGATCGCTAAATATGCTGATTCTATTAGTTTTTGTTTATCTAAAGGACTGTGCGCACCAATAGGTTCAATTTTGGTTGGAAATTCTGAATTTATAGAAAAGGCAAAGAAAAAAAGGAAAATAATGGGAGGAGGGTTAAGACAAGCTGGAGTATTAGCTGCAGCTGGTATTATTTCACTCGAAAAAATGCGTTTTAGATTACAGGAAGATCATGAAAATGCAAAATATTTAGCAGATCAATTATCAAGATTTGATTTTATTGATATAATTGAAAATGTTGAGATTAACATGGTCTTTTTTAAAATAAATAAGGAATTCAATAAAAAAGATTTTATTCTATTCTTAAGAAAAAATGGAATAAAAATCAACCCACCAGATGAGAATATATATAGATTTGTTACTCATTATTGGATAAAAAAAGAAGATATAGATAAAACAATTAAATTTATAGAAAAATTTTTCAATCAATAA